A region from the Carassius carassius chromosome 33, fCarCar2.1, whole genome shotgun sequence genome encodes:
- the LOC132113755 gene encoding uncharacterized protein LOC132113755: protein MVGRRGCVNSLWSGSERVRIGERLKATLAGIMELDLLRGRQLEMVDAVLDMNGAPAYQGEGPENTAEDGAATSRRQQSLSPANPDLSCLGTAGEGISSRWSTLSWDIPSDLLSSPTPDFPSTTPLDCDSRPSSGFYSVSGSSLSDSCYSVSSEAPGGSVKVSCRPRSLDHSATHWSEAESQSTECPGGTVEKQERRPFSTGDLEFKSLMFLTDLCSNLGGIHPGTLLPSSNSSPQLQLDPRFCSVLVSRKTKDVYPYPSPLHAVALQSPLFTNCQEPSPTRLSPSPESEQPVEPGLEQPLVKGQLPASPSFTQLEQYINRLVHQHHCRVAAETSSRGAQINIPGAGFEGLHLRSASSSSMSGGSITPCKSILGNSARVSLSSIGKRTSRNSINLGNLPSVTGEDFNISFHLNLNLNLNPNLNKTLSFDGKNVKDEVSGSCGHLSTGIVTPTASPSSSTSTITSTPNWSRRPRISTCPSSVNNRGSLEITGKNFGQMGFSKSLDWSGVSREEAEGCPPTKALNSPPKLNEDSAVVCEISHVSGLPRSVVLGLMEEGVELDADCFRSVRERGVGSASPSNIPIQHSSQSSFQHPFGLDRTNLTPPSSTWAGAGTGQDYISQQHRLQVSHSDCHSSLTSQSDSPHSDNSGPTPTLSSPILHFPHNQSDSASSPGSSHTRVHSPPRLLSNSPFTPAQLSVFRRDSPSQCSLPRFHPCSSPLEGPIRPRGGSLRQNAGAGWRPQDRGWRRGGDGERLYQGKHASRELIRASTVSSYSGRDYGTGWEDEMSTQTPKKGGKFWKGFETRFWGREEDYDERDERAGGFGWKHTSLKETSSSRQDQRVNNSKKKGTSWDSRSSSLRLSRRALFRSESQGILEPYSQKWESNQWRSSFEISRAERGSERARNLVRKEEKHHSSTASLFHLSRSQSLEGSSHSLSPLSSPSLSPPPSAPLTRSRSFRDLGRKMFGSMRSLSFNKNHKSKKKD, encoded by the exons ATGGTCGGACGCCGCGGTTGCGTGAATTCGCTATGGTCAGGGAGCGAGCGGGTTCGTATTGGAGAGCGACTGAAAGCCACTCTGGCCGGTATAATGGAGCTGGATCTTCTCAGAGGACGACAACTGGAGATGGTGGATGCGGTACTGGACATGAATGGAGCACCCGCTTACCAGGGGGAAGGACCGGAGAACACCGCCGAGGATGGTGCAGCAACCTCCCGCAGGCAACAG AGTCTGTCCCCTGCAAACCCTGATCTGTCTTGCCTTGGCACTGCAGGAGAGGGGATAAGCTCACGCTGGTCTACACTGTCCTGGGACATCCCATCTGATCTGCTGTCCTCTCCCACTCCAGACTTCCCTAGCACCACACCGCTTGACTGCGACTCTAGACCCAGCTCAG GTTTTTACTCGGTCAGTGGGAGTTCTCTGTCAGACTCTTGTTACTCCGTATCCAGCGAGGCTCCTGGGGGGTCAGTGAAAGTCAGTTGTAGGCCTCGCTCACTCGATCATAGTGCCACTCACTGGAGCGAGGCTGAATCTCAAAGTACGGAGTGTCCTGGGGGCACAGTggaaaaacaagaaagaaggcCCTTTTCTACTG GGGACCTTGAGTTCAAGAGCCTCATGTTCCTGACAGACCTTTGTTCCAATTTGGGAGGCATTCACCCAGGCACTCTTTTACCCTCTTCCAACTCCAGTCCACAGCTTCAGCTGGACCCTAGATTTTGCTCTGTCCTAGTTTCTCGGAAGACAAAAGACGTGTACCCTTATCCTAGTCCACTTCATGCTGTGGCCCTACAGAGCCCTCTGTTCACCAACTGCCAGGAACCTTCCCCCACACGCCTCTCCCCCAGTCCAGAGAGCGAGCAGCCTGTGGAGCCAGGGCTTGAGCAACCTCTTGTGAAGGGCCAACTCCCAGCTTCTCCTTCCTTTACTCAGCTGGAGCAATACATCAACAGATTAGTCCATCAGCATCACTGCAGGGTGGCTGCTGAAACTTCCAGTCGTGGAGCCCAAATAAACATTCCAGGTGCTGGTTTTGAGGGACTTCACCTAAGAAGTGCTTCCTCCTCCAGCATGTCTGGAGGAAGTATTACTCCTTGTAAGTCTATCCTGGGCAATTCAGCGAGAGTTAGCCTCAGCAGTATTGGTAAACGCACAAGTAGAAATTCTATCAACCTTGGAAACTTACCCTCAGTGACAGGGGAGGACTTCAACATCAGCTTCCACTTAAATCTTAATTTGAACCTGAATCCAAATCTGAACAAGACTTTGAGTTTTGATGGTAAAAATGTGAAAGATGAGGTATCAGGATCGTGTGGGCATCTCTCCACCGGTATAGTCACTCCAACTGCTTCCCCTTCCTCTTCGACGTCTACCATCACCAGCACTCCAAACTGGAGCAGGAGACCAAGGATCTCCACCTGCCCTTCCTCTGTGAACAATCGAGGGTCTCTGGAGATAACTGGAAAAAACTTTGGGCAAATGGGATTCTCCAAGTCACTAGACTGGAGTGGAGTCTCTAGGGAAGAGGCAGAGGGTTGTCCTCCAACCAAAGCTTTAAACAGCCCTCCCAAACTTAACGAGGACTCTGCAGTTGTATGTGAAATCTCTCATGTATCTGGCCTCCCAAGATCTGTAGTTCTTGGCTTGATGGAAGAGGGGGTGGAGTTGGATGCTGATTGTTTTAGGAGTGTAAGAGAAAGAGGTGTTGGATCTGCTTCTCCAAGTAACATTCCTATACAGCACTCCTCCCAGTCATCATTTCAGCACCCATTTGGATTAGATCGAACTAATCTAACACCACCATCATCCACCTGGGCAGGTGCAGGCACTGGACAGGATTACATATCTCAACAGCATCGCCTACAAGTCTCACACTCGGATTGTCATTCGTCACTGACATCACAGTCAGATAGCCCTCATTCTGACAATTCTGGTCCCACGCCCACTCTTTCTTCTCCCATTCTGCATTTTCCACATAATCAATCAGACTCTGCCTCCTCTCCAGGCTCCTCCCACACCAGAGTCCACTCGCCTCCTCGGCTACTTTCAAATTCACCCTTCACTCCTGCTCAGCTTTCAGTATTTCGGCGTGACTCCCCATCTCAGTGCTCTCTTCCACGCTTTCACCCATGTAGTTCCCCACTGGAGGGTCCCATTCGGCCTCGTGGAGGTTCCCTCAGGCAGAACGCAGGGGCTGGGTGGAGGCCTCAAGATAGAGGGTGGAGGAGGGGTGGTGATGGAGAAAGGCTCTACCAGGGTAAACATGCCTCAAGAGAACTTATTCGAGCATCCACGGTTAGTAGCTATTCAGGCAGAGACTATGGCACTGGATGGGAGGATGAAATGAGCACTCAAACACCTAAAAAGGGTGGAAAGTTTTGGAAGGGGTTCGAAACACGATTTTGGGGACGAGAGGAGGACTACGATGAGAGAGATGAGAGAGCTGGAGGATTTGGATGGAAGCACACCTCGTTGAAAGAAACATCATCCAGTAGGCAAGATCAAAGAGTGAACAACTCGAAAAAGAAAGGTACGAGTTGGGACAGTCGGAGTTCTAGCCTCCGGTTGTCCAGGAGGGCATTATTTCGAAGCGAGTCTCAGGGAATACTTGAGCCATATTCTCAGAAATGGGAAAGCAATCAGTGGCGTTCCTCATTTGAGATCAGCCGTGCAGAACGGGGCTCTGAACGTGCTCGCAATCTTGTGAGAAAGGAGGAGAAACATCATTCTTCAACTGCCAGTCTTTTCCATCTCTCTCGCTCCCAGAGCCTGGAGGGAAGCAGTcactctctttctcctctttcGTCCCCATCGCTCTCGCCTCCCCCATCAGCTCCTCTCACCCGTTCCAGATCGTTCCGTGACCTTGGAAGGAAAATGTTTGGCTCTATGAGGTCCCTTAGTTTCAATAAAAATCACAAGtcgaaaaaaaaagattag